Proteins co-encoded in one Mastacembelus armatus chromosome 24, fMasArm1.2, whole genome shotgun sequence genomic window:
- the LOC113136927 gene encoding uncharacterized protein LOC113136927 isoform X10 has protein sequence MDPNVFISDPDASVSRQFDTSGRQQGPDSVVDLSVVTMTEQKLHDKVTFSCQVFRHDHCYQSVKWLFQDKDVDQNNKDFQTSQTDCYATVTFLDSHFIYSSRFKLFECEVTNIVSGKVQKFSFRRQSSGWLWWLIIAPVALAALSVSVVALIRWKKTKGNKTQMDENMADPEDGVSYASISFTRKTKSKARVQADDDDEGDAVTYSTVKGSSSSAGASTDPSSLYATINNPTR, from the exons ATGGATCcaaatgtctttatttctgaTCCTGATGCTTCAGTTTCCAG ACAGTTTGACACATCAGGACGACAACAAGGTCCAGACTCTGTGGTTGATCTGTCTGTTGTTACCA TGACTGAACAGAAGCTCCATGATAAAGTGACGTTCAGCTGCCAAGTGTTTAGACATGATCATTGTTATCAGTCAGTGAAGTGGCTGTTTCAGGATAAAGATGTGGATCAAAATAACAAAGACTTCCAGACATCACAGACTGACTGCTACGCCACTGTGACTTTTCTGGATTCTCACTTTATTTACTCATCAAGGTTTAAATTATTCGAGTGTGAAGTGACAAATATTGTCAGTGGAAAAGTGCAGAAGTTCAGCTTCAGACGTCAGAGCTCAG GATGGCTGTGGTGGCTCATTATTGCCCCTGTGGCTTTAGCAGCACTCTCAGTAAGTGTTGTCGCGCTCATCAGATGGAAGAAAACTAAAG ggaacaaaacacagatggaTGAAAACATG GCTGATCCTGAGGATGGAGTTTCCTACGCCTCCATCAGCTTCACCAGGAAGACCAAGAGTAAAGCCCGG GTTcaggctgatgatgatgatgaaggtgatgCAGTGACCTACAGCACTGTGAAAGgttcctcttcttctgctggAGCCTCCACTGATCCCAGCAGCCTCTACGCTACCATCAACAACCCAACCAGATAA
- the LOC113136960 gene encoding uncharacterized protein LOC113136960, which translates to MAEFTWIQMSLFLILMLQFPATTGQNLLFFTVRDGDDVTLSCKNLINDQDKCDGTTWIFSNSTNTAAVELVKHGQIHSEAKSKPDRLSVTENCSLVLKKVTVEDVGRYTCRQFDTSGQQQGPDSEVDLSVVTMTEQKLHVKVTFSCQVFRYDHCHQSVKWLFQDKDVDQNNKDFQTSQTVCYANVTFLDSHFIYSSRFKLFKCEVTNTVSGKVQKFSFRRQSSGEETGQDTTTTTTTKPTTMKQTTSSTGKSITTVSNSDFTNLVTAN; encoded by the exons ATGGCTGAATTCACATGGATCcaaatgtctttatttctgaTCCTGATGCTTCAGTTTCCAG CAACAACTGGACAAAATCTTTTATTCTTCACTGTCAGAGATGGAGATGACGTCACTTTATCttgtaaaaatctgattaatgaTCAGGATAAATGTGATGGTACGACCTGGATCTTCAGTAATtcaacaaacacagcagctgtagaGCTGGTTAAACATGGACAGATTCACAGTGAAGCCAAATCTAAACCAGACAGACTGAGTGTTACAGAGAACTGTTCTCTGGTTCTAAAGAAGGTCACAGTTGAGGATGTTGGTCGTTACACCTGCAGACAGTTTGACACATCAGGACAACAACAAGGTCCAGACTCTGAGGTTGATCTGTCTGTTGTTACCA TGACTGAACAGAAGCTCCATGTTAAAGTGACGTTCAGCTGCCAAGTGTTTAGATATGATCATTGTCATCAGTCAGTGAAGTGGCTGTTTCAGGATAAAGATGTGGATCAAAATAACAAAGACTTCCAGACATCACAGACTGTCTGCTACGCCAATGTGACTTTTCTGGATTCTCACTTTATTTACTCATCAAGGTTTAAATTATTCAAGTGTGAAGTGACAAATACTGTCAGTGGAAAAGTGCAGAAGTTCAGCTTCAGACGTCAGAGCTCAGGtgaggaaacag GTCaggacacaacaacaacaacaacaactaaaccaacaacaatgaaacaaacaacatcATCAACAGGTAAAAGCATCACAACAGTCAGTAATTCTGATTTTACAAACCTAGTCACAGCTAATTAA